A window of Streptomyces armeniacus contains these coding sequences:
- a CDS encoding sensor histidine kinase produces MAHRADGVPPPRRTWWREGAVIATAFALCLLGGVLQEDGRTLSAPPAAAYFIAVASCAVLPVRHRAPLAAMAATTVCGVLVPLLGVMLTPLTIAPAVITAYTLTARTQRHALSAVSLTSAALLVAFTPLLGALSWKDASRMGVVAAFPLVAGLVGFSVHNRRAYLAAMEERAQRAEQTRESEARRRVSEERVRIARELHDLVAHQITLANAQATVASHLFDARPEQTRKSLKELVETTSDALDDLRATVGLLRQTGDAATSDEPAPGLSRLPTLLESFRRAELEVSLHQEGTARPLPPGVDLTAYRIVQEALTNVTKHASSGSARVRLVWSRDHVTITVADDGGGARTTPAAVAKTGASTAPERAPGYGLIGMRERATAVGGQLSAGSRPEGGFLVSTRLPVPPAKDTAPGTDGATTTEERMADGATGDGRTGHGEAGQAGQAGQAGQAGQAGEAP; encoded by the coding sequence ATGGCGCACAGAGCAGACGGGGTCCCGCCACCACGCCGTACGTGGTGGCGGGAGGGGGCGGTCATCGCGACGGCGTTCGCGCTCTGCCTGCTCGGCGGCGTGCTGCAGGAAGACGGCAGGACGCTGTCGGCGCCGCCTGCCGCCGCCTACTTCATCGCCGTGGCGTCCTGTGCCGTGCTGCCGGTACGGCACAGGGCGCCGCTGGCCGCCATGGCGGCCACCACCGTGTGCGGGGTGCTGGTGCCGCTCCTGGGCGTCATGCTGACCCCGCTCACCATCGCTCCCGCCGTCATCACCGCCTACACGCTCACCGCGCGCACCCAGCGGCACGCGCTGAGCGCGGTGTCGCTCACCTCCGCGGCGCTGCTGGTCGCCTTCACCCCCCTGCTCGGGGCCCTCTCCTGGAAGGACGCGAGCAGGATGGGGGTGGTGGCGGCGTTCCCGCTGGTGGCCGGCCTGGTCGGGTTCTCGGTGCACAACCGGCGGGCCTATCTGGCGGCCATGGAGGAGCGGGCCCAGCGCGCCGAGCAGACGCGGGAGAGCGAGGCGCGCCGGAGAGTGTCCGAGGAGCGGGTGCGCATCGCCCGGGAGCTGCACGACCTCGTGGCCCACCAGATCACCCTGGCCAACGCGCAGGCCACGGTCGCCTCCCACCTCTTCGACGCCCGCCCGGAGCAGACCCGCAAGAGCCTGAAGGAACTCGTCGAGACCACCAGCGACGCGCTCGACGACCTGCGGGCCACCGTCGGTCTGCTGCGGCAGACCGGGGACGCGGCCACGTCCGACGAGCCGGCGCCCGGACTGTCCCGGCTGCCCACGCTCCTCGAGTCCTTCCGCCGCGCGGAACTCGAGGTGTCGCTGCACCAGGAGGGCACGGCCAGACCGCTGCCGCCGGGAGTCGACCTCACCGCGTACCGCATCGTCCAGGAGGCCCTGACCAACGTGACCAAGCACGCCAGCAGCGGCAGCGCCCGGGTGCGCCTCGTCTGGAGCCGCGACCACGTCACCATCACCGTCGCCGACGACGGAGGAGGCGCCCGTACGACGCCGGCCGCGGTCGCCAAAACGGGTGCCTCCACGGCGCCGGAGCGCGCGCCCGGGTACGGTCTCATCGGGATGCGCGAACGTGCCACCGCGGTCGGCGGACAACTCTCCGCGGGCAGCCGCCCGGAGGGCGGCTTCCTCGTCTCCACCCGGCTGCCCGTCCCGCCCGCCAAGGACACGGCGCCGGGGACCGACGGAGCGACCACCACGGAGGAGCGCATGGCCGACGGAGCGACAGGCGACGGACGTACGGGCCACGGAGAGGCCGGTCAGGCCGGTCAGGCCGGGCAGGCCGGGCAGGCCGGGCAGGCGGGGGAGGCGCCGTGA
- a CDS encoding response regulator transcription factor, translated as MTLRVLLADDQALLRSAFRMLLDTADDITVVGEAADGREAVRLTRELRPDVVIMDIRMPEVDGLTATSEICADPELRGSRILILTTYETDEYVAQALRAGAGGFIGKGIGAEDLVAAVRTIADGDTLLSPTATRSLVARFLATPEPPAHQPEQLAVLTPREREMVALVATGLSNHEIAEQMFLSPFTVRAHVQRAMTKLEARDRAQLVVIAYRTGLAHAAPDGGAAPGGGTDRLP; from the coding sequence GTGACGCTCCGAGTGCTGCTCGCCGATGACCAGGCACTGCTGCGCAGCGCCTTCCGGATGCTGCTCGACACCGCCGACGACATCACCGTGGTCGGCGAGGCCGCCGACGGCAGGGAGGCGGTGAGACTCACCCGGGAACTGCGCCCGGACGTGGTGATCATGGACATCCGCATGCCCGAAGTGGACGGTCTCACGGCCACCTCGGAAATCTGCGCGGACCCGGAGCTGCGCGGCAGCCGCATCCTGATCCTCACCACGTACGAGACCGACGAGTACGTCGCACAGGCGCTGCGCGCCGGGGCCGGCGGCTTCATCGGCAAGGGCATCGGGGCCGAGGACCTGGTGGCCGCCGTGCGTACGATCGCCGACGGCGACACGCTGCTGTCGCCCACCGCGACCCGCTCCCTGGTCGCCCGCTTCCTGGCCACCCCGGAACCCCCGGCGCACCAGCCCGAACAGCTCGCGGTGCTCACCCCGCGCGAACGCGAGATGGTGGCGCTGGTCGCGACCGGCCTGTCCAACCACGAGATCGCCGAGCAGATGTTCCTCAGCCCGTTCACCGTACGCGCCCACGTGCAGCGCGCCATGACGAAGCTGGAGGCCCGCGACCGGGCCCAACTCGTCGTCATCGCCTACCGCACGGGCCTGGCCCACGCCGCCCCCGACGGCGGTGCCGCCCCCGGGGGCGGCACCGACCGCCTGCCGTAG
- a CDS encoding FAD-dependent monooxygenase → MTLAGLSGGVNTPARRSVLISGASISGPALAYWLHRGGFAVTVVEKAGALRAGGYPIDIRGTAIEVVRRMGILPQLRDVHTDSRLATFLDADGSTLAALSPATVAGSVEGQDLEVRRGDLAEILYAAVRDDVEFLFNDSIATLDQYERGVDVTFRSGRQRTFDLVVGADGMHSQTRESLFGSEERFHRHLGYAFAIFTMPNTFGLSRELVLWNTPGKAAALYAVGDSHELHAFLNFHQPAPPLDALRNPGTQRDLVAAVFADAGWEVPAIVKAMRDADDLFFDTAGQIRMPHWSSGRVALVGDAAYAPSFLTGQGSSLALAGAYMLANSLAAHPDHTAAFAAYESGLREFAAVNQALVDNGAATLFPTTERALEQRNSMLRDLVTMPSAPPRSAHSALVLPEFAVIP, encoded by the coding sequence ATGACACTCGCCGGTCTGTCCGGGGGAGTGAACACCCCCGCGCGCCGCAGCGTGCTGATCTCCGGAGCCAGCATCTCCGGACCCGCGCTGGCGTACTGGCTGCACCGGGGCGGCTTCGCCGTCACCGTGGTGGAGAAGGCCGGCGCGCTGCGCGCCGGCGGCTACCCGATCGACATCCGCGGTACCGCGATCGAGGTCGTGCGGCGGATGGGGATACTGCCGCAACTGCGGGACGTACACACCGACTCGCGTCTCGCCACGTTCCTCGACGCCGACGGCAGCACGCTGGCCGCGCTCAGCCCGGCCACCGTCGCCGGCAGCGTCGAGGGGCAGGACCTCGAGGTGCGCCGCGGCGATCTGGCCGAGATCCTCTACGCGGCGGTCCGCGACGACGTGGAGTTCCTGTTCAACGACTCCATCGCCACCCTCGACCAGTACGAGCGGGGTGTCGACGTGACGTTCCGCAGCGGGCGGCAGCGCACGTTCGACCTGGTGGTCGGTGCCGACGGGATGCACTCGCAGACGCGGGAGTCGCTGTTCGGGTCCGAGGAGCGGTTCCACCGCCATCTCGGCTACGCCTTCGCCATATTCACCATGCCGAACACCTTCGGGCTCTCCCGCGAGCTCGTGCTGTGGAACACCCCGGGGAAGGCCGCGGCCCTCTACGCCGTCGGCGACAGCCACGAGCTGCACGCCTTCCTGAACTTCCACCAGCCCGCACCGCCCCTGGACGCCCTCCGGAACCCCGGCACCCAACGGGACCTGGTCGCCGCGGTGTTCGCGGACGCGGGCTGGGAAGTCCCCGCCATCGTCAAGGCCATGCGCGACGCGGACGACCTGTTCTTCGACACGGCCGGCCAGATCCGTATGCCCCACTGGTCCAGCGGCCGCGTCGCGCTCGTCGGCGACGCCGCGTACGCGCCCTCGTTCCTCACCGGGCAGGGCTCCAGCCTCGCCCTGGCCGGCGCCTACATGCTGGCCAACTCCCTGGCCGCGCACCCGGACCACACCGCCGCGTTCGCCGCGTACGAGAGCGGCCTCCGCGAGTTCGCGGCGGTGAACCAGGCACTCGTCGACAACGGCGCGGCCACCCTCTTCCCCACCACGGAGCGGGCTCTGGAGCAGCGCAACAGCATGCTGCGCGACCTCGTCACCATGCCCTCCGCGCCACCGCGGTCGGCCCACTCGGCTCTTGTGCTGCCCGAGTTCGCCGTGATCCCGTGA